The Engystomops pustulosus chromosome 1, aEngPut4.maternal, whole genome shotgun sequence genome has a window encoding:
- the LOC140127081 gene encoding vomeronasal type-2 receptor 26-like: MHLLAFIIVINDINNDPDILPNITLGYHLYDSCGHEKKVIKDVLQILSGHTVTAPNYSCMDHGTVAGFIGDLRSVTSLPMAQLLGIYGYTQVSYGARDSSLSDRRLYPHFFRTVQGDETQYVALVKLLLYFQWNMVCIFATNDDTGERELRLLRTELTKSGICIERLRHYMKITCVKGPDGTQLCFNDKGEISEPLEILNSIKKIHNVIGENKTMEGLAASIGSFDESLPPGQQLNISPTDIMWINNKTPYSRCSVKCSPGFRKAVKRGDHICCYDCVSCSEGEISNETDAENCQRCLTSEWPNETREKCMPKIIEFISYETDTVAYVFLLFSLLSSVVVVFIIGIFVFFRNSPVVRANNRNLSFIILISLQLSLLCTFLFIGKPEDTTCMFRHISFGIIFTVVLSSILAKTIVVCIAFKATTPDSYWRRWMSVRLPYSIVMVLSSLQVLNGIIWLYFAPPFQELNMDSFPRKIIIQCNEGSTLSFYLMLGYMGFLAALSFVLAFMVRTLPDIYNEAKYITFSMLVFCSVWIGAIPAYLSSKGKSMVIVEVFAVLASAEAVKFLLQTIPLQDIGGCQFDIFSPNKIQQLISK, encoded by the exons ATGCATCTCCTGGCATTTATAATTGTCATTAATGATATTAACAATGATCCAGATATTCTCCCTAACATCACCCTGGGATATCATCTGTATGACTCCTGTGGACATGAGAAGAAGGTGATAaaagatgttctgcagatctTGTCCGGACACACAGTAACTGCTCCAAACTATTCTTGTATGGACCATGGCACAGTAGCTGGATTTATAGGAGACCTCCGATCCGTCACCTCTCTACCAATGGCCCAGTTGTTGGGTATATATGGATACACACAG GTCAGTTACGGGGCCAGAGACTCCTCGCTCAGTGACAGAAGATTATATCCACATTTCTTCCGCACGGTTCAGGGTGATGAGACACAATATGTGGCTTTAGTGAAGTTATTGTTGTATTTCCAGTGGAACATGGTTTGTATTTTTGCCACAAATGACGACACTGGAGAACGGGAGCTCCGCCTTCTTCGCACTGAGCTCACGAAATCTGGAATATGTATTGAACGA CTGCGACATTACATGAAGATTACATGCGTCAAGGGTCCGGATGGAACACAATTATGTTTTAACGATAAAGGTGAAATCTCTGAACCGTTAGAGATTCTTAACTCTATAAAGAAAATACATAATGTTATCGGAGAGAATAAGACTATGGAAGGACTCGCAGCTTCTATTGGTTCGTTTGATGAATCACTTCCTCCAGGGCAGCAGCTGAATATCTCACCAACAGATATAATGTGGATAAATAATAAG ACACCTTATAGCCGGTGCTCAGTAAAGTGTTCTCCAGGCTTCAGGAAAGCTGTGAAACGAGGAGACCACATCTGCTGCTACGACTGCGTCTCATGTTCTGAAGGGGAAATTTCCAATGAAACTG ATGCTGAAAACTGTCAAAGGTGTTTGACCTCTGAATGGCCAAATGAGACAAGGGAGAAGTGTATGCCCAAAATAATAGAATTTATCTCTTATGAAACTGATACCGTAGCTtatgttttcttattattttctctattatCTTCTGTTGTGGTTGTATTTATCATTGGAATATTTGTATTTTTCCGGAATTCTCCTGTGGTCAGAGCTAATAATCGTAACCTCAGCTTTATTATCCTTATTTCTCTCCAGCTCAGTTTGCTTTGCACTTTCCTCTTCATTGGTAAACCAGAGGACACAACCTGTATGTTCCGCCATATCTCCTTTGGGATCATCTTCACAGTTGTCTTATCTTCAATCTTGGCCAAGACCATCGTGGTTTGCATCGCTTTCAAGGCCACCACTCCGGACAGTTACTGGAGAAGATGGATGAGTGTAAGACTTCCCTACTCTATAGTGATGGTCCTATCATCTCTCCAAGTCCTGAATGGAATAATCTGGTTATACTTTGCTCCTCCATTTCAAGAGTTAAACATGGATTCATTTCCAAGAAAAATTATAATTCAGTGCAACGAAGGGTCAACATTGTCCTTTTAcctcatgttgggttatatggggttTCTGGCGGCTTTGAGTTTTGTTCTGGCTTTTATGGTAAGGACATTACCTGATATctataatgaggccaagtacatcaccttcagcatgctggtgtTCTGTAGTGTCTGGATCGGCGCCATCCCGGCCTATCTAAGCAGTAAGGGAAAAAGTATGGTTATTGTAGAAGTGTTCGCTGTATTGGCTTCAG ctgAGGCAGTAAAGTTTCTTCTACAGACCATCCCTTTACAGGACATTGGAGGCTGCCAGTTTGACATATTTTCACCCAACAAAATACAACAGTTGATTTCTAAGTAG